A single genomic interval of Rosistilla ulvae harbors:
- a CDS encoding M3 family metallopeptidase, with product MRGFHKFQRPLLIAAACVAAIQSVNAVDNGVEQPMSAMLEPWTGPFGGVPPWNLVRQEEFVAAFDQAIAQAQQEIDTIANNPEPPTFENTIVALEQAGRTLERLDTLFSVHSSNLNLGPVPDIERAVSPKLAEHADKVTQNENLFARIEAVFQSDEKSKLTLAQQRLLDDRYRNFVRKGAKLEPEAKKKLSQINMRLASLFTDFSQNVLHDEQSYVTWIDDEARLAGLPDSVVAAMASAAEERGKPGQWAVTNTRSSMDPVLTYADDRPLREEVWRTYYNRGDNGDAHDNNTLIAEILKLRRTRANMLGYPTHAHWRLEGTMAKTPQATMDLMMQVWPKAVARVQEEVADMQQIADQSGAKIKIEPWDYRYYAEKVRKAKYDLDFNEVKPYLQLEKLREGMMWAAGELFGLQFKETTDLPVFHPDVRVWEVSDADGNHVGLWYFDPYAREGKRSGAWMSAYRAQENIDKPITTIVSNNSNFVKGAPGEPVLISWDDAVTLFHEFGHALHGLCSNVQYPSQSGTSVARDYVEFPSQLLEHWLDTPEVLSRYCVHYETGQPMPQELADKIANAATFNQGFGTVEYLASALIDMKLHTSDRDEIDPDAFERETLKEIGMPEELPMRHRTPHFQHIFASDSYSAGYYSYLWSDALTADAAEVFDEAGSYYDPATAKRLYDSVLSVGDTIDPADGFRAFRGRDVDTSALLRKRGFPTK from the coding sequence ATGCGTGGTTTTCATAAATTTCAACGCCCGCTCTTGATCGCCGCCGCTTGCGTCGCCGCGATCCAGAGCGTCAATGCAGTAGACAACGGAGTCGAACAACCGATGAGTGCAATGCTGGAACCATGGACTGGCCCCTTTGGCGGCGTCCCCCCTTGGAACTTGGTCCGCCAAGAAGAGTTTGTCGCCGCCTTCGATCAAGCGATCGCCCAGGCGCAACAAGAGATCGATACAATCGCTAACAATCCCGAACCGCCAACCTTCGAGAATACGATCGTCGCTTTGGAGCAGGCCGGTCGCACGTTGGAACGGCTCGATACGCTCTTCAGCGTCCACTCGTCGAATCTGAATCTCGGTCCGGTCCCCGATATCGAACGGGCGGTCTCGCCCAAGCTGGCCGAACATGCGGACAAGGTCACGCAAAACGAGAATTTGTTCGCGAGGATCGAAGCCGTTTTCCAAAGCGATGAGAAATCGAAACTGACGCTCGCCCAACAACGTCTGCTGGACGACCGCTACCGAAACTTTGTTCGCAAAGGGGCGAAACTGGAACCCGAAGCGAAGAAGAAGCTGTCGCAGATCAACATGCGGCTGGCCAGCCTGTTCACCGACTTCAGCCAAAACGTGTTGCACGATGAACAGAGCTACGTCACCTGGATCGACGACGAAGCGCGATTAGCCGGGCTTCCCGATTCCGTCGTCGCCGCGATGGCGTCGGCCGCTGAAGAGCGCGGCAAGCCGGGGCAATGGGCCGTCACCAACACGCGTTCGTCGATGGATCCGGTTTTGACCTACGCCGACGACCGTCCGCTGCGTGAAGAGGTGTGGCGCACCTATTACAACCGTGGCGACAACGGCGACGCACACGACAACAACACGCTGATCGCGGAGATTCTGAAGCTGCGTCGGACGCGAGCGAACATGCTGGGCTATCCGACGCATGCCCACTGGCGGCTGGAAGGCACAATGGCCAAGACGCCGCAAGCGACGATGGATCTGATGATGCAGGTCTGGCCAAAGGCGGTCGCGCGGGTTCAAGAAGAAGTTGCCGACATGCAGCAGATCGCTGACCAATCGGGAGCGAAGATCAAGATCGAGCCATGGGATTATCGCTATTACGCCGAGAAGGTGCGAAAGGCGAAATACGATCTCGATTTCAACGAAGTCAAACCGTACCTGCAACTGGAGAAACTGCGGGAAGGGATGATGTGGGCCGCGGGCGAACTGTTTGGCCTGCAGTTCAAAGAGACAACCGATCTGCCCGTCTTCCATCCCGATGTCCGCGTCTGGGAAGTGAGCGATGCCGATGGCAACCATGTCGGTCTTTGGTACTTCGACCCGTACGCTCGCGAAGGCAAGCGGAGCGGAGCGTGGATGAGTGCCTATCGTGCTCAAGAGAATATCGACAAACCGATCACGACGATCGTTTCGAACAACTCCAACTTTGTCAAAGGTGCTCCCGGCGAACCGGTTCTGATTTCGTGGGACGATGCGGTGACGCTGTTCCACGAATTTGGACACGCACTACACGGGCTGTGCAGCAACGTCCAATACCCTTCGCAATCGGGAACCTCCGTCGCCCGCGACTACGTCGAATTCCCAAGCCAATTGTTGGAACACTGGTTGGACACGCCCGAGGTGCTCAGCCGTTACTGCGTTCATTACGAGACCGGCCAGCCGATGCCTCAGGAACTGGCCGACAAGATCGCCAACGCGGCGACATTCAACCAAGGCTTTGGAACCGTTGAATACCTTGCCAGCGCGTTGATCGATATGAAGCTACACACGTCGGATCGCGACGAGATCGATCCCGATGCGTTCGAGCGCGAAACGCTGAAGGAGATCGGAATGCCGGAGGAGTTGCCGATGCGACACCGCACGCCGCACTTCCAGCATATCTTTGCCAGCGACAGCTATTCGGCCGGCTATTACAGCTATCTGTGGAGCGACGCGTTGACGGCGGATGCGGCGGAGGTGTTCGACGAAGCGGGCAGCTATTATGACCCTGCGACAGCGAAACGGTTGTACGATTCGGTGCTAAGCGTCGGCGACACGATCGATCCGGCCGACGGATTCCGTGCGTTCCGCGGACGCGATGTCGACACCAGCGCCCTGCTCCGCAAACGCGGCTTCCCGACGAAGTAG
- a CDS encoding HDOD domain-containing protein: MTTATATTKLSEVLTAAQLPALPQSAITLLQLSQDPNNGPAEFARPIEADPGLLGQVLKFVNSAYFGFSREIASVQQALTLVGVRAITNFALWSAVFSLVPNPKFGAFDLKGLWQDSLRRGLFARLLGRQLKLREAEDLFAGALLQDMAIPLLLKELPEQYAPLLERRINENARLSSLEKECFGWDHAEAAGLLARKWNLPEEFAGLMENHTQLDHLLAGGESLRGRACVALASLLPSCNDAQWSEKDLFVAGYQQLVGSTKDLKSLLQDVDESAEKFAPLLKLPVPQIGLAELV; the protein is encoded by the coding sequence ATGACAACTGCGACCGCAACGACCAAGTTAAGCGAAGTTTTAACCGCCGCTCAACTGCCGGCGTTGCCGCAAAGTGCCATTACGTTGTTGCAGCTTTCGCAAGATCCCAACAACGGTCCCGCCGAATTCGCCCGCCCGATCGAAGCCGATCCCGGGCTGCTGGGGCAGGTTCTGAAGTTCGTCAACTCCGCCTACTTCGGCTTCTCCCGCGAGATCGCCAGCGTCCAACAAGCACTGACGCTTGTCGGTGTCCGCGCGATCACGAACTTTGCGCTCTGGAGTGCTGTCTTCAGTTTGGTGCCGAATCCAAAGTTTGGTGCTTTCGATCTGAAGGGGCTTTGGCAAGATTCGCTGCGTCGCGGGCTGTTTGCACGCCTGTTGGGCCGCCAATTGAAACTGCGTGAAGCGGAAGATCTGTTTGCCGGAGCGTTGCTGCAAGACATGGCGATCCCGTTGCTGTTGAAGGAATTGCCCGAACAATACGCTCCGCTGCTGGAGCGTCGCATAAACGAAAACGCTCGCCTCAGCAGCCTCGAAAAAGAATGCTTCGGCTGGGATCATGCCGAAGCCGCCGGCCTACTGGCTCGCAAGTGGAACCTGCCCGAAGAATTTGCCGGGCTGATGGAAAACCACACTCAACTGGATCATCTGCTCGCTGGCGGGGAATCGCTTCGCGGCCGTGCGTGCGTCGCCCTGGCCTCTTTGCTGCCCAGCTGCAACGACGCTCAATGGAGTGAAAAGGACCTCTTCGTCGCTGGCTATCAACAGCTGGTTGGATCGACAAAGGACCTCAAATCGCTGTTGCAAGACGTCGATGAAAGCGCCGAAAAATTCGCTCCGCTCCTAAAGCTGCCCGTGCCACAGATCGGACTGGCCGAACTTGTCTAG
- the feoB gene encoding ferrous iron transporter B — MSEATSIPLPVLGQTSQAAMSIALVGNPNAGKTTLFNALTGLRAKTANFPGTTVDHRQATIVLDGQVHQLVDLPGAYSLEGISPEEEVTRDALMGKLGDKAIPDVIVLVLDATQLTRNLVFGSQILELGRPTIVALNMIDEAEANGLEISVDQLSEELGCEVVPIAARHGRNLDELLNKLTALVKQPVTGTCGSSAACAGCSGCQYSSRFRWATDLTRRSVQGEQTGRTYTNEKIDRIVTHRWVGLACFATLMAVVFMLIFWLASFPMDWLDGMFAYTSELVGGFLPEGDFRDLITEGLIGGVGGMLVFLPQIFILFFMITLLEDSGYLARAAFVMDRLMHRVGLPGKAFVPFLAAHACAIPAIMSSRVIDDRRDRLNTILIIPLMTCSARLPVFAMVVALMFPDNAMLAGLTFAAAYAIAIIGALAISFVFRRTILPGKTKPLVIELPPYRLPSLRNALTTSLDQSRLFVRKAGTTILVFSLVLWVLATYPKATPEMLPTSMQDQLSQVEASGDTEAYDTMLAQAQSEYSIAGRMGKFIQPVFAPLGYDWRLSVGVINSFAAREVMVSTLAVLYGAGDEEEGLLGSLRQARDSGGSLVFTTPTCLSLLIFYIFAMQCFPTLVVVKRELKGWKWPAFQLVYMTLVAYVGALITYQASRYFLGA; from the coding sequence GTGTCTGAAGCGACTTCGATTCCGTTGCCCGTCTTGGGCCAGACATCCCAAGCGGCCATGTCGATCGCATTGGTCGGAAACCCCAACGCGGGGAAGACCACGCTTTTTAATGCGCTGACGGGCCTGCGCGCCAAGACAGCCAACTTCCCTGGCACGACGGTCGATCATCGTCAAGCGACGATCGTGCTGGATGGCCAAGTTCACCAATTGGTCGATCTGCCCGGGGCTTACAGTCTCGAAGGGATCAGTCCCGAAGAAGAGGTGACGCGCGACGCGTTGATGGGGAAATTGGGGGACAAAGCGATCCCCGATGTGATTGTGTTGGTTTTGGATGCGACGCAGCTGACTCGCAACCTCGTCTTCGGTAGTCAGATTCTCGAATTGGGACGACCGACGATCGTCGCGCTCAATATGATCGACGAAGCCGAAGCCAATGGGCTGGAGATCAGCGTCGACCAATTGAGCGAAGAACTGGGATGCGAAGTCGTCCCGATCGCGGCCCGGCATGGTCGCAACCTGGACGAACTTTTAAACAAGTTGACCGCGTTGGTGAAACAGCCGGTCACCGGCACGTGCGGCAGTTCGGCTGCGTGCGCTGGATGCAGCGGATGCCAATATTCGAGTCGCTTCCGCTGGGCAACCGACCTGACGCGCCGCAGCGTGCAAGGGGAACAGACGGGGCGGACCTATACAAATGAAAAGATCGACCGGATCGTCACGCATCGCTGGGTGGGCTTGGCCTGCTTTGCCACGTTGATGGCCGTCGTGTTCATGTTGATCTTCTGGTTAGCCTCTTTCCCGATGGATTGGTTGGACGGCATGTTCGCCTACACGTCGGAACTGGTCGGCGGGTTTCTGCCCGAAGGCGATTTCCGCGACCTGATCACCGAGGGATTGATCGGTGGTGTGGGAGGCATGTTGGTCTTCCTGCCGCAGATCTTCATCCTGTTCTTTATGATCACGCTGTTGGAAGATTCGGGTTACCTGGCGCGAGCGGCGTTTGTGATGGATCGCTTGATGCACCGTGTCGGTCTGCCGGGCAAAGCGTTTGTTCCCTTCCTGGCCGCGCATGCGTGTGCGATCCCGGCGATCATGTCCAGCCGCGTGATCGACGATCGCCGCGACCGTTTGAACACGATCCTGATCATTCCGCTGATGACCTGTTCGGCGCGGTTACCCGTCTTTGCGATGGTCGTGGCGCTTATGTTTCCCGACAATGCCATGCTGGCGGGGCTGACATTTGCAGCGGCGTATGCGATCGCCATCATCGGTGCGTTGGCGATCAGTTTCGTCTTCCGACGCACGATTTTGCCGGGCAAAACGAAACCGTTGGTGATCGAACTGCCTCCCTATCGCCTGCCGTCGCTGCGGAATGCTTTGACGACCAGCCTGGATCAATCGCGTCTGTTTGTTCGCAAGGCGGGAACGACGATCCTGGTCTTTTCGTTGGTGCTGTGGGTGTTGGCCACCTATCCCAAAGCGACTCCTGAAATGCTGCCGACCAGCATGCAGGATCAGCTGAGCCAAGTCGAGGCGAGCGGCGATACCGAGGCCTACGACACGATGTTGGCTCAGGCGCAGAGCGAATATTCGATCGCGGGCCGAATGGGCAAATTCATTCAGCCGGTCTTTGCGCCTCTGGGCTACGATTGGCGATTGAGCGTGGGAGTTATCAATTCGTTTGCCGCCCGCGAAGTGATGGTCTCGACCTTGGCCGTTTTGTACGGTGCGGGAGACGAGGAGGAGGGCTTGCTCGGGTCGCTGCGACAGGCTCGTGACTCCGGTGGCAGCCTGGTCTTTACGACGCCGACCTGCCTGAGCTTGCTGATCTTCTACATCTTTGCGATGCAGTGCTTCCCGACGTTGGTCGTCGTGAAACGCGAGCTGAAGGGTTGGAAGTGGCCCGCGTTCCAGCTTGTCTATATGACGCTGGTCGCCTACGTCGGCGCGTTAATCACCTATCAAGCGAGTCGCTATTTTCTAGGTGCTTAA
- a CDS encoding FeoA family protein yields MHARSLADLPANSSGMVLRFNLSDEDSIRIRTLGICPGMTVEVVQNGDPLILASAGTRIGISRRIAAQVMIEDEPMPAVAS; encoded by the coding sequence ATGCATGCACGTTCGCTGGCTGATTTACCAGCCAATTCATCGGGGATGGTTCTGCGATTCAATCTATCGGATGAGGATTCGATTCGGATTCGAACGCTGGGGATCTGCCCGGGGATGACCGTTGAAGTCGTCCAAAATGGCGACCCGCTGATTTTGGCCTCCGCCGGAACGCGGATCGGTATCTCGCGACGGATCGCTGCGCAAGTGATGATCGAAGACGAACCGATGCCAGCGGTCGCTTCGTAA
- the malQ gene encoding 4-alpha-glucanotransferase — protein MQLPRSSGILLHITSLDNEFGIGDLGEGAFRFIDFLQRSGQTLWQLLPLGPSAAENSPYSCYSAFAANPLLISPTDLERRGLITSDEVRSLPKAAGPVDYGEVNNKRFAMLRSSFERFQSPVGDSLREGFASFCAVNQTWLNDFARYKALTDHFGIGDWSQWPDRELIARRDGALEHWDRELAQPMEFAKYLQFMFMLQWQALKSYAGERGVRIFGDMPIFVAYDSADVWANQDLFHLDEAGKRTVVAGVPPDYFSETGQLWGNPLYRWDAMKDRGYEWWIDRLQSAFCYFDLLRIDHFRGFEAYWEVPADAETAINGRWAPGPEEGPFRAARSALGPLPIIAEDLGLITDAVHHLREKLEFPGMRVLQFGFDSYDDPYHRPVAYPERSVAYTGTHDNDTVLGWYQQRRQERHEDPLLDEIVHRDDPQPHRTLIRAVLESKAETAVLPMQDVLGLGSDSRMNIPGEAAGNWTWRCPPDGLNQVISDWLRQVTEATGRI, from the coding sequence ATGCAATTACCTCGATCCTCTGGCATCCTGCTGCACATCACCAGCCTGGACAACGAATTCGGTATCGGCGATCTCGGCGAAGGGGCTTTCCGCTTCATCGATTTCCTGCAGCGGTCCGGCCAAACCTTGTGGCAGTTGCTGCCGCTAGGCCCTTCGGCGGCGGAGAACTCTCCCTACAGCTGTTACTCCGCCTTCGCTGCCAATCCGTTGCTGATCAGCCCTACCGATCTGGAGCGGCGGGGACTGATAACGTCCGACGAGGTCCGATCGCTCCCCAAGGCCGCCGGCCCGGTCGATTATGGCGAAGTGAACAACAAGCGATTCGCGATGTTGCGATCTTCGTTCGAACGATTTCAATCCCCCGTGGGCGATTCGCTCCGCGAGGGCTTTGCCTCGTTCTGTGCGGTGAACCAAACCTGGCTGAACGACTTTGCACGTTACAAAGCACTGACCGATCATTTCGGAATCGGCGATTGGAGCCAGTGGCCCGACCGAGAATTGATCGCCCGACGCGATGGCGCGTTGGAGCATTGGGACCGCGAACTCGCTCAGCCGATGGAATTCGCGAAGTACTTGCAGTTCATGTTCATGCTGCAATGGCAAGCGTTGAAGAGTTATGCTGGCGAGCGAGGCGTCCGGATCTTCGGGGATATGCCAATTTTTGTGGCCTACGATAGCGCCGATGTTTGGGCCAACCAAGATCTTTTCCATTTGGATGAAGCCGGAAAACGTACCGTCGTCGCTGGCGTCCCGCCCGACTATTTTTCGGAGACGGGACAACTGTGGGGCAATCCGCTGTACCGCTGGGATGCGATGAAGGACCGCGGTTATGAATGGTGGATCGATCGGCTGCAGTCGGCGTTCTGCTACTTCGACTTGTTAAGGATCGATCACTTCCGTGGCTTCGAGGCGTATTGGGAAGTCCCAGCCGATGCTGAAACGGCAATCAACGGCCGCTGGGCTCCTGGCCCCGAAGAAGGCCCGTTCCGCGCCGCCCGTTCCGCTCTGGGACCGCTGCCGATCATCGCCGAAGACCTCGGCTTGATCACCGACGCGGTCCATCACTTGCGTGAAAAACTGGAGTTCCCCGGAATGCGCGTGCTGCAATTCGGCTTCGATAGTTACGACGATCCGTACCATCGGCCGGTCGCCTACCCCGAGCGCAGTGTTGCCTACACCGGCACCCACGACAACGACACCGTGTTGGGCTGGTACCAACAACGGCGACAAGAGCGTCACGAAGATCCTCTGTTGGACGAAATCGTCCATCGCGACGATCCCCAACCGCACCGCACATTGATCCGTGCTGTGCTGGAATCGAAAGCGGAAACCGCGGTCCTTCCGATGCAAGATGTCCTTGGCCTTGGCAGCGACTCCCGCATGAACATTCCCGGCGAAGCGGCTGGCAATTGGACCTGGCGTTGCCCACCCGATGGCTTGAACCAAGTGATCAGCGATTGGCTGCGACAAGTGACCGAAGCAACCGGCCGGATCTAG
- a CDS encoding glycosyltransferase, which produces MVNSTQPLAIVSAFGSRGDVNPMLALARELSRRGWRILFLTSAPYQAMAEAAGFDSQALVSQEEFDKFIAVPGLWHPVQGLRVVLGETATMLLQPTFDLLERRVEPGNTILVTHPLDFASRIYRDLHPEVPLVGTVLAPMAIRTPGDPAKLTDWPLEISRPAWLVEVSYMAADWIFISKWLGRPVNRFRRQLGLPPIDRVLKSWYLSPDLVLGLFPEWFAPRPDQWPSQLQCTGFPLEDAAGEMDAANIAAVQAIRDQHDQPPVVFAPGTANRQAADYFQIAADACGELDIPAILQTEFPQQLPARLPPKVVHQSYLPFRSLLPHCRAIVHHGGIGTTSQALAAGIPQLVVPMAFDQFDNARRVERLGCGRSLLHRQLSRRRLTQKLTDLLDGESIRSRCGEIRSRMTTNETVRQSVDAIQQLAIARGVVGRSAETA; this is translated from the coding sequence ATGGTTAACTCCACGCAACCGCTGGCGATCGTCTCTGCTTTCGGCAGCCGTGGCGACGTCAATCCGATGTTGGCTCTTGCCCGTGAGTTGAGCCGCCGTGGCTGGCGGATCTTGTTTCTCACCAGTGCGCCGTATCAAGCGATGGCCGAAGCGGCTGGCTTCGATTCCCAAGCACTTGTATCGCAGGAAGAATTCGACAAATTTATCGCGGTCCCGGGCCTTTGGCATCCAGTTCAGGGCTTGCGCGTCGTGCTCGGCGAGACCGCTACGATGTTGTTGCAGCCGACGTTTGATCTGTTGGAACGCCGCGTCGAACCAGGCAACACGATCCTGGTGACTCATCCATTGGACTTCGCTTCGCGAATCTATCGCGATCTGCATCCCGAGGTGCCGTTGGTCGGTACCGTGTTAGCACCGATGGCGATTCGCACGCCAGGAGACCCCGCAAAACTGACCGACTGGCCGTTGGAGATCAGCCGACCAGCGTGGCTGGTCGAAGTATCGTACATGGCGGCCGATTGGATCTTCATTTCCAAATGGTTGGGGCGGCCGGTCAATCGTTTTCGCCGACAGCTTGGTCTGCCACCGATCGACCGCGTGCTGAAGTCGTGGTATCTGTCGCCAGACCTTGTCTTGGGGTTGTTTCCCGAGTGGTTTGCGCCACGCCCCGATCAATGGCCGTCGCAATTGCAATGCACCGGTTTTCCATTGGAAGATGCGGCCGGTGAGATGGACGCGGCAAACATCGCTGCGGTTCAAGCGATTCGAGATCAGCACGATCAGCCGCCGGTGGTCTTTGCGCCGGGAACCGCCAACCGCCAGGCGGCCGATTATTTTCAGATCGCTGCCGATGCGTGTGGGGAGCTCGATATTCCGGCGATCTTGCAGACGGAATTTCCCCAGCAATTGCCTGCTCGGTTGCCGCCGAAGGTCGTTCATCAATCGTATTTGCCGTTCCGGTCGCTGCTGCCGCATTGTCGCGCCATCGTTCATCACGGTGGAATCGGAACAACCTCCCAGGCGTTGGCCGCTGGAATTCCTCAGTTGGTGGTGCCGATGGCGTTCGACCAGTTCGACAATGCTCGTCGGGTCGAACGCTTGGGATGTGGGCGATCGTTGTTGCATCGACAGCTATCGCGTCGACGGCTGACACAAAAATTGACGGATTTGCTGGACGGCGAATCGATACGTTCGCGCTGCGGCGAGATTCGCAGTCGCATGACGACCAACGAAACCGTCCGGCAAAGCGTCGATGCAATTCAACAGCTTGCCATCGCCAGAGGCGTGGTGGGGCGGTCAGCTGAAACGGCATAA
- a CDS encoding DNA integrity scanning protein DisA nucleotide-binding domain protein: MATQRFTKHSGAVLGVAVTMAEVLSADAILILLDGSTDWKRLRSETKETKMPILVAADTPEDLEGASEFGLIPLVLNKEKAPLLERLQHALLEAATDELIRTNGDVIAIYSGFQQGRMDSISHLQLDERMRRLTVRDLQRLESSVPLKTIKAVVDLAVQIGREGREGKAVGTLFVVGHSRRVMEHCNDGGLDPFRGANRKARNLYDRRVQEDVKEIAQMDGAFVVNSDGNIERSRQMLEVAHQDLTMSKGLGARHWAAAAISAKTKAVAVVVSQSTGTVRLYQNGELVMRIEPMDKAVKWQEFNYEPPAPTPEA; this comes from the coding sequence ATGGCAACCCAACGGTTCACGAAACACTCCGGCGCTGTACTTGGCGTAGCCGTTACGATGGCCGAGGTTTTGTCGGCCGATGCGATCTTGATTCTGTTGGATGGTTCGACCGATTGGAAACGGTTGCGGTCGGAAACCAAAGAGACCAAGATGCCGATTCTGGTCGCGGCCGATACGCCGGAAGACCTGGAAGGAGCCAGCGAATTTGGGCTCATTCCGCTCGTCCTGAACAAGGAAAAAGCGCCGCTGTTGGAACGTTTGCAGCACGCCTTGCTGGAAGCGGCGACCGACGAATTGATCCGCACCAACGGCGATGTGATCGCAATCTACAGCGGTTTTCAACAGGGACGGATGGATTCGATCAGTCATCTGCAATTGGATGAACGAATGCGACGGCTGACCGTTCGCGATCTGCAGCGTTTGGAAAGCAGCGTCCCTTTGAAAACGATCAAAGCTGTCGTCGATCTGGCGGTTCAGATCGGCCGCGAGGGACGCGAGGGCAAAGCTGTCGGAACGCTGTTTGTCGTGGGGCATTCCCGCCGCGTGATGGAGCACTGCAACGATGGCGGTCTGGATCCGTTCCGCGGAGCTAACCGCAAGGCCCGCAATCTGTACGACCGCCGCGTCCAAGAGGATGTCAAAGAGATCGCGCAGATGGACGGGGCCTTTGTCGTCAACTCCGACGGCAACATCGAACGTTCGCGTCAGATGTTGGAAGTCGCCCACCAAGACCTCACGATGTCCAAGGGACTCGGGGCTAGGCACTGGGCCGCTGCGGCAATCTCCGCCAAAACCAAGGCCGTCGCCGTTGTGGTCAGCCAGTCGACCGGCACCGTTCGGTTGTATCAAAATGGCGAACTGGTGATGCGGATCGAACCGATGGACAAAGCGGTCAAGTGGCAGGAGTTCAATTACGAACCGCCCGCCCCGACTCCAGAGGCTTGA
- the cbiE gene encoding precorrin-6y C5,15-methyltransferase (decarboxylating) subunit CbiE, which translates to MNKIQIVGVGDDGVEGLTNHARALIEAADVLVGPANLLPKVAIGPSERMESGSDLQRLSEILEGLASRNVVLLAGGDPLFYGTARFLCDSLGKDRFEVVPHVSSMQLAFARVKESWDDAYLTNLATQPLDRVVERIRTADRVGLFTTEEITPSALAAALLDRRIDYFNVYVCENLGSPDERVTQGDLSSLQGQTFGPLNVMVLVRREGVADRPQQMEGKRLFGNPDDQFLQSKPKRGLLTPMEVRCIALAVMDLGPTSIVWDVGAGSGSLAIEASQIVSGGQVYAIEMDAEDFGLMTDNAQRYGCDTLIPVHGQAPEALAALPDPDVIFVGGTGRAVADLVDQIFDRLRPAGRFVVNVASPENLVGVQAAFQRRNVEPSVRMVNVARGNYQLDRLRFEAVNPSFLISGTKS; encoded by the coding sequence ATGAATAAGATCCAGATTGTTGGTGTTGGTGACGATGGCGTCGAAGGCTTGACCAATCACGCTCGGGCGTTGATCGAAGCGGCAGACGTTTTGGTCGGCCCGGCGAACTTGTTGCCCAAGGTTGCGATCGGTCCCAGCGAGCGGATGGAATCGGGAAGCGATCTGCAGCGGTTGAGCGAAATACTGGAGGGGCTGGCCTCTCGGAATGTCGTGTTGTTGGCTGGCGGCGATCCTTTGTTCTACGGAACAGCTCGCTTTTTATGTGATTCGCTGGGCAAGGACCGTTTCGAAGTCGTGCCACATGTCAGCAGCATGCAGTTGGCATTCGCGCGGGTCAAAGAGAGCTGGGACGATGCCTATCTGACCAACTTGGCGACGCAGCCGTTGGATCGCGTGGTCGAACGAATCCGAACCGCCGACCGCGTCGGGCTGTTCACCACCGAAGAGATCACACCGTCGGCGCTGGCGGCGGCGCTGTTGGATCGCCGCATCGATTACTTCAATGTCTACGTCTGCGAGAATCTTGGATCTCCCGATGAGCGCGTGACCCAAGGCGATCTCAGCTCGCTGCAGGGGCAGACCTTTGGTCCGTTGAACGTGATGGTTTTGGTCCGTCGTGAGGGCGTCGCCGATCGTCCGCAACAGATGGAAGGGAAGCGTCTGTTCGGAAATCCGGACGACCAGTTCTTGCAATCCAAACCGAAGCGTGGACTGTTGACGCCGATGGAAGTGCGCTGCATCGCGTTGGCGGTGATGGATCTGGGACCGACCAGCATCGTTTGGGATGTCGGCGCCGGAAGCGGATCGCTGGCGATCGAAGCGAGTCAGATCGTCAGTGGCGGTCAGGTCTACGCGATCGAAATGGACGCCGAAGATTTTGGCTTGATGACCGATAACGCCCAACGCTATGGCTGCGACACCCTGATCCCCGTCCACGGTCAGGCTCCCGAAGCGCTGGCAGCGCTTCCCGATCCCGACGTGATCTTTGTCGGTGGCACCGGTCGCGCCGTGGCCGATTTGGTCGACCAGATCTTCGATCGGCTGCGACCCGCGGGGCGGTTTGTCGTCAACGTTGCCAGTCCCGAAAACTTGGTGGGAGTTCAGGCCGCGTTCCAACGTCGCAACGTTGAACCGAGCGTGCGGATGGTGAACGTCGCGCGAGGGAATTACCAATTGGATCGGTTGCGATTCGAAGCGGTCAATCCATCGTTTTTGATCAGTGGCACGAAGAGCTAA
- a CDS encoding HesB/IscA family protein — MPIQLSERAAEEVKRFRTEHNFEDAMFLRIGVAGGGCSGFNYTLNFDDNFDSKADSKYESHGVDVVVDKKSALYLDGTTVDWFESLEKQGFTFENPNATKSCGCGSSFQA; from the coding sequence ATGCCTATTCAATTATCTGAACGAGCTGCGGAGGAAGTAAAGCGCTTTCGTACAGAGCATAACTTTGAAGACGCGATGTTTCTGCGTATCGGCGTTGCCGGCGGCGGATGCAGCGGATTTAACTATACGTTGAACTTTGACGATAACTTTGACTCCAAGGCCGATTCGAAGTACGAGTCGCACGGCGTTGACGTCGTCGTCGACAAGAAGAGTGCTTTGTACCTGGACGGAACCACCGTCGATTGGTTCGAGAGTCTCGAAAAGCAAGGTTTTACTTTCGAGAACCCCAACGCGACCAAGTCGTGCGGTTGCGGCAGCTCCTTCCAAGCCTAG